A segment of the Streptomyces sp. XD-27 genome:
GGGGCAACTCCCCGGGGGCGGCAATTCCGGTGGCCCGTCCGGGGCACACCCAAGGCCCGGGGTGCGCGGTCCGCCACGCTCACGACGCCGTCCGCCCCCCCTCAGGGCGGGAAGCCGTGCCGTCCGTACAGGCGGACGAACCTCGCCCAGGTGAGGAGCTGCCGACGCGTCAGCCCCGCGCCGGTGCGCTCGAACGCCACGACCTCCTCCTCGCCGCCCGGTCCGATGGGCTGGACGAGGCGGCCTCCGGTACGGAGCTGTTCGACCAGCGGCGGAGGGACGTGCGGGAACGCCGCGGACACGACGACGGCGTCGTACGGGGCGCGGTCCGGCACACCGCAGCTGCCGTCCCCGACGCGCAGTTCCACGTGCCGGATCCCCGCGCGGTCGAGATTGCGCCGCGCCTGCTCGCTCAGGTCCGGCCACCTCTCGATGCTCACGACATCGGCGGCGAGGCGGGCGAGCAGCGCCGTCTGGAAGCCGAGGCCCGTGCCGACCTCCAGGACGTGCTCGGTTCCGCTCAGGCCGAGGCCCTCGATCATCCTCGCCGACAGCGAGGGCTGCGTGGTGACCTGCCCGTGCGCGATCGGCACGGGCTCGTCGCGGTAGGCGAGCGCGACGTGGCCGGTGGGGACGAACCCCGCGCGCGGCGTCGCGCGCACGGCCGCGAGCACGCGCCGGTCGGCGATGCCGGCCGTGCGGAGGGCCCGGACGAGGTCTTCGGGGGCGGCGGGCGCGGCCATGGCGCCGCCTCAGCGGCCGCCCCGCCTGGGCGGGTCCGGCCGCATCCGCCAGTTCACGGTGCGGTTGACGTCCGAGGGGGTGACGATCCCGACGAGCCTGCGGCCCTCCAGCACCAGCGCCGGATGCTCGCCGCCCGGTTCCGTGCGCGTCAGCAGGTCCGCCAGCGGATCGTCCGGTGCCACCACCGTGACCTGCGACAGCGGCAGCATGATCGCGCCGACCTCGATCGCGCCCCGCCGGTCGTCGGGCACCCGTTTGGCCGCGTCCACGGTCACCAGTCCGGCCGGCGCGCCGTCGTCGTCGGCCACCGGGAAGGCCGAGTGCCGGTACCGGTACCGCGGCTCCGCCAGGAACTCCCCGACCGTGAGCCCGATCGGCACGGTGACCGGGTCCGGTGTCATCGCCTGCCGTACCGGAATGCCGGCGAGGACCGCCTGGTACCGCGCCTGCCGTCCTTCCGCCGAGGCGGCCGCGACCAGGAACCAGCCGATGAGCGCCAGCCACAGGCCGCCGACCGCGCCACCGCGCAGGAACAGGTACAGGCCCGCCACGACGAGGAACCAGCCGAAGACCCGCCCGGCCGCGGTCGCCCCGGCGGTCGCCCGCGCCCGGTCGCCCGTACGCCACCACAGGAAGGCGCGCAGCAGCCGGCCGCCGTCGAGCGGGGCGGCGGGGATGGCGTTGAAGGCCGCCAGGAGGATGTTGATCGCCGCGAGCCACGTCACCGCCTCGACGGCGAGCCCCGCCGCGGACACCGCGTCGAGCAGCCACGCCACCAGCGCGAAGAACCCGCCCGCGAGGAGGCTGACCAGCGGGCCGACCCCGGCGATGCGCAGCTCGGCGCCCGGCGTCCTGGCCTCCGCCTTGATGAGCGCCGCGCCTCCCAGCAGCCACAGGACGATGTCCTCCACGTCGATGCCGTTGCGCCGGGCCAGCGCGGCGTGCGCGAGTTCGTGGGCGAGCAGCGAGGCGAAGAACACCACGGACGTGGCGAGCCCGACCGCCCAGTACACCGGCCAGGGATGGCCCGGGTAGGCGTCGGGCAGCCGGCCCTGGGCGAGGCCGAGGGCGATGAGCGCGAAGATGACCAGGACGCTCCAGTGCACCCCGATCCGGACCCCGGCGATCCGCCCCAGTACGAACGTCGCCCGCACGGCACTTCCCACATGTCCCTACCGTGGCCCCGAGGGGCCGCGGACAGATGAGGCGAGGAGGACTACCCACTTCTCGCGGGTCCGGATTGCGCGGTGCACGGTATCTCTCCGCTACTCCGCGTCTGTTTAGTCCTCCTCGTCACTTTCAGTAAAACCGACTGGGCCGTTCCGGTCCAGCGGAGTCGGCGTGGCCATGGCGACCTGCGCGGGAAGCGGTACCGGGCCGGGGCCCGTAGGCTCCGAAGCATGGTGCGCGACAGCATGCGCGACTCCGGCGGTGGCACGAGCTCGGTCGCCTGGGTGGTCGAGCGGCCCGGCCCCGTGGCCTCCGCGCCGCTGCGGCTGCTGGAGCGCCCGGTCCCGGCGCCCGGGCCGCACGCCCTGCTGCTGGAGGTGCTGGCCTGCGGGGTGTGCCGTACGGACCTGCATCTGGCCGAGGGCGACCTGCCGCCGCGGCGACCGCGCTGCACCCCCGGCCACGAGATCGTCGGCCGCGTGCTGGCGGTCGGGGCCGCCGCCGAGGGGTTCGCCCCGGGCGACCGGGTGGGCGCCGCCTGGCTGGCCGGGACCTGCGGCGTGTGCCACTTCTGCCGGACCCGCCGGGAAAACCTGTGCCCCCGCTCCCGGTACACCGGCTGGGACATCGACGGTGGCTTCGCCACCCATACGGTCGTCGACGCCCGGTACGTGTACCAGCTGCCGACCGGCTGGCCCGACGCCGAGGCCGCGCCCCTGCTGTGCGCGGGCATCATCGGCTACCGGGCGCTGCGGCGCGCCGATCTGCCGCCCGGCGGGCGGCTGGGCATCTACGGGTTCGGCGCGTCCGCCCATCTGACCGCGCAGCTCGCCATCGCGCGCGGCGCCACCGTGCACGTCGTCACCCGGGGGGAGCCGTCGCAGCGGCTGGCGCTCGAACTGGGCGCGGCCTCGGCCGGGGCGGGCCCGCCTCCGGAGCCGCTGGATGCCGCGATCCTCTTCGCTCCGGCCGGCGAGCTGGTGCCGGTCGCCCTGGAGGCGCTGGACCGGGGCGGGACGCTCGCGGTCGCCGGGATCCACCTCACGGACGTGCCCCGCCTCGATTACGCACGCCATCTGTTCCAGGAGCGGACGCTGCGCAGCGTGACCGCGAACA
Coding sequences within it:
- a CDS encoding protein-L-isoaspartate(D-aspartate) O-methyltransferase, which translates into the protein MAAPAAPEDLVRALRTAGIADRRVLAAVRATPRAGFVPTGHVALAYRDEPVPIAHGQVTTQPSLSARMIEGLGLSGTEHVLEVGTGLGFQTALLARLAADVVSIERWPDLSEQARRNLDRAGIRHVELRVGDGSCGVPDRAPYDAVVVSAAFPHVPPPLVEQLRTGGRLVQPIGPGGEEEVVAFERTGAGLTRRQLLTWARFVRLYGRHGFPP
- a CDS encoding site-2 protease family protein; translated protein: MGSAVRATFVLGRIAGVRIGVHWSVLVIFALIALGLAQGRLPDAYPGHPWPVYWAVGLATSVVFFASLLAHELAHAALARRNGIDVEDIVLWLLGGAALIKAEARTPGAELRIAGVGPLVSLLAGGFFALVAWLLDAVSAAGLAVEAVTWLAAINILLAAFNAIPAAPLDGGRLLRAFLWWRTGDRARATAGATAAGRVFGWFLVVAGLYLFLRGGAVGGLWLALIGWFLVAAASAEGRQARYQAVLAGIPVRQAMTPDPVTVPIGLTVGEFLAEPRYRYRHSAFPVADDDGAPAGLVTVDAAKRVPDDRRGAIEVGAIMLPLSQVTVVAPDDPLADLLTRTEPGGEHPALVLEGRRLVGIVTPSDVNRTVNWRMRPDPPRRGGR
- a CDS encoding zinc-dependent alcohol dehydrogenase family protein, with product MVRDSMRDSGGGTSSVAWVVERPGPVASAPLRLLERPVPAPGPHALLLEVLACGVCRTDLHLAEGDLPPRRPRCTPGHEIVGRVLAVGAAAEGFAPGDRVGAAWLAGTCGVCHFCRTRRENLCPRSRYTGWDIDGGFATHTVVDARYVYQLPTGWPDAEAAPLLCAGIIGYRALRRADLPPGGRLGIYGFGASAHLTAQLAIARGATVHVVTRGEPSQRLALELGAASAGAGPPPEPLDAAILFAPAGELVPVALEALDRGGTLAVAGIHLTDVPRLDYARHLFQERTLRSVTANTREDGRTFLAAASELRPTVRVARYPLDGADRALTDLAGGRVTGVAVLTPDEG